One genomic segment of Vulpes vulpes isolate BD-2025 chromosome 2, VulVul3, whole genome shotgun sequence includes these proteins:
- the HIGD1B gene encoding HIG1 domain family member 1B isoform X1, with protein MVWAEASEPQLLTSGARIMSANKGWWVPPEGEDSVSQKFLRKTRESPLVPIGLGGCLAVAVYRIYRLKARGSTKMSIHLIHTRVAAQACAVGAVMLGAVYTMYRDYIKRTAQDDGEK; from the exons ATG GTCTGGGCTGAAGCCTCAGAGCCCCAGCTGCTAACATCTGGGGCCAGGATCATGTCTGCTAACAAAGGCTGGTGGGTACCACCTGAGGGTGAAGACAGTGTGTCTCAGAAGTTCCTGAGGAAGACCAGGGAGTCTCCGCTGGTGCCTATAG GCTTAGGTGGCTGCCTGGCAGTGGCAGTCTACCGCATTTATCGGCTGAAGGCCCGTGGTTCCACCAAGATGTCCATACACCTGATTCACACCCGAGTGGCAGCGCAGGCCTGTGCTGTGGGTGCGGTCATGCTAG GTGCTGTGTATACGATGTACAGAGACTATATCAAGCGAACAGCACAGGATGATGGGGAGAAGTAG
- the HIGD1B gene encoding HIG1 domain family member 1B isoform X2, whose translation MSANKGWWVPPEGEDSVSQKFLRKTRESPLVPIGLGGCLAVAVYRIYRLKARGSTKMSIHLIHTRVAAQACAVGAVMLGAVYTMYRDYIKRTAQDDGEK comes from the exons ATGTCTGCTAACAAAGGCTGGTGGGTACCACCTGAGGGTGAAGACAGTGTGTCTCAGAAGTTCCTGAGGAAGACCAGGGAGTCTCCGCTGGTGCCTATAG GCTTAGGTGGCTGCCTGGCAGTGGCAGTCTACCGCATTTATCGGCTGAAGGCCCGTGGTTCCACCAAGATGTCCATACACCTGATTCACACCCGAGTGGCAGCGCAGGCCTGTGCTGTGGGTGCGGTCATGCTAG GTGCTGTGTATACGATGTACAGAGACTATATCAAGCGAACAGCACAGGATGATGGGGAGAAGTAG